One genomic region from Pseudocalidococcus azoricus BACA0444 encodes:
- a CDS encoding CHAT domain-containing protein — protein sequence MVKQWISWQQIGLGLLGSVLTMPLALAQNVQIIPAPNGTGTIVEVNGKQFNISGGAFSGDGRNLFHLFREFGLNNGQIANFLANPQLRNILAGVNGGNPSVINGLLQVTGGNPNLYLINPAGIIFGANAQLNVPATFAATTATGVEFRGGWFSLNGTNNFQNLGGNPIGFAFTGNQAGSIVNEGNLSVNPGQSLLLLGGNVVNTGNLSAPGGEITVAAVPGQSLVRISQAGQLLSLDVRTPQPGDSLPHDWQLPILSLPELLTGPGAAHVNQVSVNPDGSIRLGSKNIWATPGLVGITGDLNTSSNLNSTQVGGSITVVGNSIDLIGATLRANGPLGGGTIRIGGDYQGSATLPQAQFVNVDGNSLIAANALNTGDGGRVILWSQDQTRFNGQITARGGTLGGDGGFIETSSKNILSILGGSVDAGANLGAAGTWLLDPTAITIVASGGGAIGTSVVDVGLINSALNSNTNVTLNTNIDISGGDILQNADAKINHTANNQPTLSMIASGAITLLGGINSSFSGLNVSLSAGDSAGGPVDPNVSHQISIAGPQQLTMRTLTTKTDAWTQLQQSIKTRGDQTYNSFVSIAPDSNATVPFTLESTTGSLIFNDQLSMTSNLVALVANNFQFNGGDDSITGPGGTIALATNGLFTVNQGLINTFADGFNLIGLASQSSQVRLSSDIAVTDPLRILAPQINTQGFNISGTDNASLILQGPGGVTANGLTTANGSIIVSTSSSQTNPAVSLLPSPISLGSVNSGNSPLALLTTGTLATGSLDTSGTLTLQATNGITLNGQVGGSLAPISLVALGPTTIRESITTSGNQLYTGSVTINASSPTTATNPLTLTSQNGILSFGNTLAAGGNYLELFANGADALIFNGGPGSVSGSKGIIFASNNSLVVNQSILAPLADGFEFIALASRAPDSTAVVLTSDITVNDPLILFGPAINTQGHAINAVDNASVTLQGFGTNGVVTGNITTQGQPITISTSNDFANPLTSLSFALINTTGGTLTANGSTIQIVTNGNINTGSLTNTFDDGMISLTGFDVDTTSGILTSPTANARVEINAVNNISIGAITPAAQGISGEGEFRAQSQNGTINLLNASDFGFSGVTLTAPVGISTSQTISTRGQAINLTSISGDINTPGLVSNGGAINLNNAAGDIVIGLITSGGGNVAITNGTGAVNTGLLTSQDGSINIATESGAITLGGINTFSGAVNLTSGTGEINTGNLSSTSGTIQASTGRNLTTGTIDTPGSVTLTGLEVTVGAIGETLIPSLLSITSGANTTTITGNITTIGNQTYTGPVVLNPATPTSLQIPLSLSSQAGDIIFSSSLNVGNHNLLLDANGSNPFQFNGGTNSVTATGGTLALLTENSLSLNQAFLNPFSTGFSTLAINSAPSSPSGGGISLTDNLTSANPLRLFAPSINSNGFNITGLGGASLTLQGQAITVNALSTETGGIIVSTSPGLDPTTNLQVGPIQTGAISSTNGNISLLTAGTLISGALNTNGNIILTGNQGITLGAVGNSATPDTLTTTGLTTVTQNIAVDNNLLFNNNVIVSDATPSTPLQLDANTITFNGAVNTGSGDVVVLGDTILATGGPGSVSGTGSLTVGTQGALTINSSNFLPLADGFRLIVLGTGGGITLASNLSFSDPVVFGTLGNINTQGFNLVGTDNSSITLRTFASAIDLAQILAGGITLENIAAVPSGSGSIQTNTISTNGQLINIATNGSITTGRLTSQGGAIGLGTTTTTGAITTGPLNAGSGSIQALTSGILSTGAIDTSGAVTLQGADVFVNGAIGNLLSPNLLNVTATASDTIFIGGNITTSGNQIFNGNVVLTSATNLLANAGTITFNGNLNGAFPISFTGSQFNINGTIGEITPLTSIVGTGSTTLAGNVFTSGNQTFNSPLIAISSSTTFQSTGGNLNFNNITTNGGNLRLLAAGSLVTGSLMTNNFAGAAGNINLQGATIDTTAGIISATSPTQQGTITMQAPGNINLGFILTRSDGTGATVTVISQNGSINALNGIDLGTNQGVGSQLTLQAGSDINLAGTFYADAGTRDAGQIRLTSGGSISGSTAQLIASATTSFGLSGTPSGNGGLVSATATGNINLATISAFADAGDGGTVTLNGQTIEVESIDAQGSTQGGTVNIMAGPRFQATDTFIDQDGINASISAAGGTGNGNIRIQINSAAPFVVGGSSENGTVGAITTGTNNTISEQTFPASATVGNFELITLGTPTPIPSPTPSPTPSLTPEQKQQASVVLQGQENSQSTLSLVNPPPLTLINRDFAIEVSLIEELQCQTFSNYFGRSLCQRPQSLEEVKGILAKIANQTGKNPGVIYVLSRPQQVELLLVTGGQEPIRHVIPGVTQAQLSELAQQFSNQVRDPRFIGTNAYLSNAQKLYQILIQPLQTDLQAQKVDTLLFSLDTGLRTIPLAALHNGQRFLVEEYALGLVPSMTMIDPTYRDIRQDKILAMGADTFSDLSPLPAVPVELATITQDLGGGVKFLNQDFTVRRLEAERRREDFAVVHLATHGEFNPGSVKDSFIAFSDRRVNLEQMRRLRLNLPTTDLLTLSACRTAVGDEQAELGFAGLAVQSGIKTALASLWYVSDEGTLGLMTEFYQQLGQAPIKAEALRQAQLAMIRGQVTIKDGELISANRPNPIKLPPGLANVPNRALNHPYYWAAFTMIGSPW from the coding sequence TGGCAGCAGATTGGCCTGGGGCTGCTTGGCTCTGTCCTCACGATGCCCTTGGCTTTGGCCCAAAACGTCCAGATTATTCCGGCCCCCAACGGCACTGGCACAATTGTTGAAGTCAATGGCAAACAGTTCAACATCAGCGGTGGGGCTTTTTCTGGGGATGGGCGGAACCTATTTCACCTCTTTCGAGAGTTTGGCCTCAACAATGGACAAATTGCCAATTTCCTTGCCAATCCTCAGTTGCGAAATATTTTAGCGGGGGTGAATGGCGGTAATCCTTCTGTCATCAATGGTTTGCTCCAAGTCACAGGGGGTAATCCTAATCTCTATTTGATCAACCCGGCGGGAATTATTTTTGGGGCCAATGCTCAACTCAATGTTCCGGCGACCTTCGCTGCGACTACGGCGACTGGGGTTGAGTTTAGGGGGGGCTGGTTTAGTCTCAATGGAACAAATAATTTTCAAAACTTAGGTGGTAATCCCATTGGCTTTGCCTTTACCGGAAACCAGGCCGGGTCAATTGTCAATGAAGGAAACTTGAGCGTTAACCCAGGCCAATCCCTGCTTTTGCTGGGTGGAAACGTGGTGAATACGGGCAATCTTTCGGCTCCAGGGGGGGAGATTACGGTTGCCGCAGTCCCAGGCCAGAGCTTAGTGCGGATTTCCCAGGCCGGGCAGTTACTGAGTCTTGATGTCCGCACACCCCAACCGGGAGACTCATTACCCCATGATTGGCAGTTACCCATTTTAAGTTTGCCGGAGCTTTTAACTGGGCCTGGGGCCGCTCATGTCAATCAAGTCTCTGTTAATCCCGATGGTTCAATTCGCCTAGGGAGTAAGAATATCTGGGCAACTCCAGGCCTGGTAGGTATCACGGGGGACTTAAATACGAGCTCGAATCTCAACTCCACCCAGGTCGGCGGCTCAATTACAGTCGTAGGTAACAGTATTGATTTAATTGGAGCAACTCTCAGGGCTAATGGCCCCTTAGGCGGTGGCACAATTCGCATTGGCGGTGACTATCAAGGCAGCGCCACCTTACCCCAGGCCCAGTTTGTCAATGTTGATGGAAATTCTCTGATTGCGGCCAATGCGCTTAATACCGGGGATGGGGGACGCGTCATTTTATGGTCACAGGATCAAACCAGGTTTAATGGCCAAATTACAGCTCGGGGGGGAACGCTCGGAGGAGATGGCGGATTTATTGAAACTTCCAGTAAAAATATCCTCAGTATTCTGGGTGGCAGTGTTGATGCAGGGGCAAATTTAGGGGCGGCTGGAACTTGGCTGCTCGATCCCACGGCGATTACAATTGTTGCATCTGGGGGTGGAGCGATTGGTACATCTGTCGTTGATGTTGGGTTAATCAATTCTGCTTTAAACAGCAATACCAACGTTACCTTAAATACCAATATTGATATCAGTGGCGGCGATATTCTTCAAAACGCTGATGCTAAAATCAACCATACAGCGAATAACCAACCAACCCTCTCAATGATTGCTTCTGGGGCAATTACTCTGTTGGGCGGCATTAACAGTAGCTTTTCCGGCTTAAATGTTTCCTTAAGTGCCGGAGACTCCGCAGGTGGGCCAGTTGATCCTAATGTAAGTCATCAAATTTCCATTGCTGGCCCACAACAACTAACGATGAGGACTCTAACGACAAAAACTGATGCTTGGACTCAACTCCAGCAAAGCATTAAGACAAGAGGTGATCAAACCTATAACAGTTTTGTCAGTATTGCGCCTGATAGTAATGCTACTGTGCCATTTACCTTGGAATCTACCACTGGCTCTTTGATTTTTAATGATCAACTCTCAATGACCAGTAACCTTGTTGCCCTAGTTGCTAACAACTTTCAATTTAATGGGGGTGATGACAGTATTACAGGGCCTGGTGGCACAATTGCTTTGGCCACAAATGGTCTATTCACTGTTAATCAGGGTTTAATCAATACGTTTGCCGATGGATTTAACCTCATTGGTCTGGCCAGCCAGTCCTCACAAGTCCGCTTAAGTTCCGATATTGCAGTCACCGATCCCCTGCGTATTTTAGCTCCCCAGATTAATACTCAAGGATTTAATATTTCAGGAACTGACAATGCTAGTTTGATTCTTCAGGGGCCTGGGGGGGTGACGGCAAATGGCCTGACTACTGCCAATGGATCAATTATCGTCTCCACCAGTAGTAGTCAAACTAATCCCGCAGTTAGCCTACTCCCATCTCCTATCTCACTGGGTTCAGTTAATAGTGGCAATAGTCCCTTAGCATTACTAACCACTGGGACGTTGGCAACGGGTTCATTAGATACGTCTGGGACTCTCACACTCCAGGCCACCAACGGTATTACTCTCAATGGACAAGTGGGTGGCTCACTTGCTCCCATTAGCTTAGTTGCCCTTGGCCCAACAACAATTAGAGAGTCAATTACAACTTCTGGCAATCAGCTTTATACCGGATCCGTAACCATCAATGCTAGTAGTCCTACCACTGCCACTAATCCACTAACTTTAACCTCTCAAAACGGCATTTTATCCTTTGGCAATACTCTAGCGGCTGGAGGCAACTACCTAGAACTGTTTGCTAATGGTGCAGATGCCTTAATCTTTAATGGCGGGCCGGGTAGCGTTAGTGGAAGTAAGGGGATTATCTTTGCGTCTAATAACTCCTTGGTGGTGAATCAATCGATACTTGCTCCCCTAGCCGATGGCTTTGAATTTATTGCCTTAGCGAGTCGAGCACCTGACTCCACTGCTGTAGTCCTAACCAGTGATATTACTGTTAATGATCCGCTCATTTTATTTGGGCCTGCCATTAATACTCAAGGTCATGCAATTAACGCAGTAGATAATGCATCTGTAACATTACAAGGCTTTGGCACAAATGGCGTTGTCACAGGTAACATTACAACTCAAGGACAACCAATTACGATTAGCACCAGTAATGATTTTGCCAACCCGTTGACCAGTTTATCTTTTGCGCTGATTAATACAACTGGCGGGACACTGACAGCCAATGGCAGTACGATTCAAATTGTGACCAACGGTAATATTAATACTGGTAGTCTCACCAATACCTTTGATGATGGCATGATTAGCCTGACTGGTTTTGATGTTGATACTACATCTGGCATCCTGACCAGCCCCACTGCCAATGCAAGAGTTGAAATAAATGCCGTTAACAACATCAGTATTGGCGCAATTACACCCGCAGCCCAAGGCATTAGTGGTGAAGGTGAGTTTCGGGCCCAAAGCCAAAATGGAACGATTAACCTTCTCAATGCCTCTGACTTTGGGTTCAGCGGTGTTACTTTAACCGCCCCTGTGGGTATCAGTACCTCCCAGACGATTAGTACCCGTGGACAAGCCATTAACCTGACGAGTATTAGCGGTGATATTAATACTCCAGGCCTGGTGAGTAACGGTGGTGCAATTAATCTCAATAATGCTGCCGGTGATATTGTAATTGGTTTGATTACGAGTGGGGGGGGGAATGTTGCGATCACAAATGGAACCGGTGCAGTCAATACCGGACTCTTAACCAGTCAAGATGGCAGCATCAATATTGCGACTGAAAGCGGGGCCATTACTCTGGGCGGTATCAATACCTTTAGCGGAGCAGTAAACTTGACTTCAGGAACAGGTGAGATTAACACCGGCAACCTGAGCAGCACCTCTGGGACAATCCAGGCCAGTACGGGGCGTAATCTGACAACAGGCACGATTGATACGCCAGGCTCTGTCACTCTGACTGGTTTAGAAGTCACTGTTGGGGCTATTGGTGAGACACTTATCCCCAGTCTTTTGAGCATTACTTCGGGGGCTAACACAACAACTATTACCGGTAATATCACTACCATTGGCAATCAAACCTACACTGGCCCTGTTGTCCTCAACCCAGCTACGCCAACATCGCTGCAAATCCCCCTTTCACTTTCATCTCAAGCTGGGGACATTATTTTCAGTAGCTCTCTCAATGTTGGGAATCATAATTTACTTCTGGATGCTAATGGCAGTAATCCATTTCAGTTTAATGGCGGTACTAATAGTGTGACGGCTACTGGTGGTACTTTAGCACTTTTAACAGAAAATTCTTTATCACTTAATCAGGCATTCTTAAATCCTTTTTCAACCGGGTTCTCTACGCTGGCAATCAATTCTGCCCCAAGTTCACCATCCGGAGGGGGAATCAGCCTTACCGATAATTTAACATCTGCTAATCCCCTGCGCCTTTTTGCTCCAAGTATCAACAGCAATGGTTTTAATATCACTGGCCTGGGTGGTGCGAGTTTGACATTACAGGGGCAAGCAATAACGGTTAATGCTCTCTCTACAGAAACAGGGGGAATCATTGTCTCCACAAGTCCAGGCCTGGATCCAACTACTAACTTACAAGTTGGCCCGATTCAAACCGGCGCGATTAGCAGCACCAATGGAAATATTTCTTTACTGACAGCAGGAACGTTAATCAGCGGGGCGTTGAATACCAATGGTAATATTATCCTCACAGGCAATCAAGGCATTACACTGGGAGCCGTTGGTAATTCTGCAACACCAGATACTCTCACGACCACGGGTTTGACAACAGTTACTCAAAATATTGCCGTTGATAATAATCTGCTCTTTAACAACAATGTCATTGTTAGTGATGCAACCCCGAGTACGCCACTCCAGTTAGATGCAAATACGATTACGTTTAATGGAGCAGTCAATACTGGCAGCGGAGATGTCGTTGTCTTAGGGGATACCATTCTTGCCACAGGTGGCCCGGGTAGTGTCAGTGGAACAGGCAGTTTAACCGTAGGAACTCAAGGTGCGCTGACCATTAATTCCAGTAACTTTTTGCCTTTAGCTGATGGCTTCCGTCTAATTGTATTGGGAACTGGCGGTGGTATTACACTAGCTAGCAATTTAAGTTTTTCTGATCCGGTTGTTTTCGGCACCTTAGGCAATATTAATACTCAAGGTTTTAATCTTGTTGGAACAGATAATTCAAGCATTACATTGCGAACCTTTGCCAGTGCTATAGACTTAGCGCAAATTTTGGCTGGTGGTATTACCTTAGAGAATATTGCAGCGGTTCCATCGGGTTCAGGCAGTATTCAGACAAACACCATCTCCACAAATGGGCAGTTAATTAACATTGCCACCAATGGATCAATTACCACAGGCAGACTCACCAGCCAAGGAGGAGCCATTGGCCTGGGTACAACTACAACCACCGGAGCAATTACAACCGGCCCCTTAAATGCTGGCAGCGGTTCAATCCAGGCCCTCACGAGTGGCATTCTCTCCACTGGGGCAATTGATACATCTGGAGCTGTGACATTACAAGGTGCTGATGTTTTCGTTAATGGCGCAATTGGTAATCTCCTATCTCCTAATCTACTAAATGTCACCGCCACCGCCTCAGATACCATTTTTATCGGTGGTAATATCACGACTTCTGGAAATCAGATTTTCAATGGCAATGTTGTACTGACCAGTGCCACTAATTTACTAGCTAACGCTGGAACAATTACTTTTAATGGAAATCTTAATGGTGCATTTCCAATCTCTTTTACAGGCAGTCAGTTCAATATTAATGGCACTATTGGTGAGATAACTCCCTTGACATCCATTGTGGGCACGGGTTCTACAACCTTAGCTGGTAATGTCTTTACATCAGGAAACCAAACCTTTAATAGTCCCCTCATAGCCATAAGTTCCAGCACAACATTTCAATCAACAGGCGGGAACCTCAATTTCAACAATATCACCACGAATGGTGGCAACTTGAGGCTATTGGCAGCCGGTAGTTTAGTAACCGGAAGCTTAATGACTAACAACTTCGCTGGAGCGGCTGGAAATATTAATTTGCAAGGGGCAACTATTGATACGACAGCTGGAATAATCAGTGCCACCAGCCCAACCCAACAAGGGACAATTACGATGCAGGCCCCAGGTAACATCAACCTTGGCTTTATCTTGACCCGCTCTGATGGGACGGGAGCAACGGTAACTGTTATTAGCCAAAATGGAAGTATTAACGCCCTCAATGGTATTGACCTGGGAACTAATCAGGGGGTGGGTTCTCAGCTAACCTTGCAAGCTGGAAGTGATATTAATTTGGCGGGAACGTTCTATGCTGATGCGGGTACCCGTGACGCAGGGCAAATTCGTCTGACTAGTGGTGGCAGTATCAGTGGCAGTACAGCCCAGTTAATCGCTTCTGCAACAACCAGTTTTGGTTTAAGTGGGACTCCATCGGGCAATGGGGGCCTAGTTTCAGCAACTGCCACAGGTAATATTAACCTGGCGACGATTTCTGCTTTTGCCGATGCGGGTGATGGGGGAACGGTCACGCTCAATGGTCAGACTATTGAAGTTGAATCAATTGATGCTCAGGGCAGTACTCAAGGAGGAACGGTCAATATTATGGCTGGCCCCCGTTTCCAGGCCACGGATACCTTTATTGATCAAGATGGGATTAACGCCAGCATTTCCGCAGCTGGGGGAACGGGCAACGGTAACATCAGGATTCAGATTAACAGTGCGGCTCCCTTTGTCGTTGGGGGAAGTAGTGAAAATGGCACAGTGGGAGCGATTACGACAGGAACAAATAACACGATTTCTGAGCAAACATTTCCAGCCAGTGCCACAGTCGGGAACTTTGAGCTAATCACCCTGGGCACACCAACCCCAATTCCTAGCCCAACCCCTAGCCCCACTCCCTCCCTAACTCCCGAACAAAAACAACAGGCCAGTGTCGTGCTTCAGGGGCAAGAGAATAGTCAATCAACCTTATCCCTGGTTAATCCGCCACCCTTAACCTTGATTAATCGTGATTTTGCTATTGAGGTATCTCTGATTGAAGAACTCCAATGCCAAACCTTTAGCAATTACTTTGGTCGCTCTCTGTGTCAACGTCCACAATCCTTAGAAGAAGTGAAAGGCATCCTGGCCAAAATTGCCAACCAAACCGGTAAAAATCCAGGTGTAATCTATGTCCTGAGTCGGCCGCAACAGGTAGAGTTACTCTTAGTCACAGGTGGCCAAGAACCAATTCGTCACGTCATCCCCGGAGTTACCCAGGCCCAGTTGAGTGAATTAGCCCAACAATTTAGCAATCAAGTCCGCGATCCGCGCTTTATTGGCACTAATGCCTACCTAAGCAATGCCCAGAAGCTCTATCAAATTCTGATTCAACCCCTGCAAACAGATCTACAAGCTCAAAAGGTAGATACCCTCCTATTCTCCTTAGATACAGGTTTACGCACGATTCCCCTGGCAGCCTTACACAATGGTCAGCGATTCCTGGTTGAAGAGTATGCTCTCGGGTTAGTTCCCAGCATGACGATGATTGACCCCACCTATAGAGATATTCGCCAAGACAAAATTCTCGCCATGGGGGCAGATACCTTCTCTGATTTAAGCCCGTTACCGGCTGTCCCCGTTGAATTAGCCACCATTACCCAGGATTTGGGCGGGGGGGTGAAATTCCTCAACCAAGACTTCACGGTGCGCAGATTGGAAGCCGAACGGCGGCGGGAAGATTTCGCAGTTGTCCACCTCGCAACTCACGGAGAGTTTAATCCGGGTTCGGTCAAAGATTCCTTTATTGCCTTTAGTGATCGGCGCGTCAACTTGGAACAAATGCGGCGGCTCCGGCTCAATTTACCGACTACAGATCTTCTCACGCTAAGTGCCTGTCGGACGGCGGTGGGGGATGAGCAAGCGGAACTGGGATTTGCGGGGCTGGCAGTGCAGTCAGGGATTAAAACCGCCTTGGCTAGTCTCTGGTATGTCAGCGATGAGGGGACACTAGGCCTAATGACAGAGTTTTATCAACAACTGGGCCAGGCCCCCATTAAAGCCGAAGCTCTCCGCCAGGCCCAGCTAGCCATGATTCGCGGCCAGGTGACGATTAAAGATGGTGAACTGATCTCCGCAAACCGGCCCAATCCCATTAAACTTCCCCCAGGCCTGGCCAATGTCCCTAACCGCGCCCTGAATCACCCCTACTATTGGGCCGCGTTTACGATGATTGGTAGCCCCTGGTAA